In one window of Paraflavitalea soli DNA:
- a CDS encoding YidH family protein has protein sequence MDQTSSPNDNKKLLTNEHLANERTLLAWIRTAVGIMAFGFVVVKFSLFVRQLTIVLGKPPVQGQTHGYSGLVGMLLVILGSLALVTGMIRYRRTARQLSTGQFQERSTWLYIFAAGMLLVSIVLILYLGNIL, from the coding sequence ATGGACCAGACTTCCTCTCCGAACGATAACAAAAAACTTCTCACCAATGAACACCTCGCCAATGAAAGGACCTTACTGGCCTGGATCCGCACGGCAGTAGGGATCATGGCTTTCGGTTTTGTAGTAGTGAAATTCTCCCTTTTCGTCAGGCAATTGACCATCGTGTTGGGCAAACCACCCGTGCAAGGACAAACTCATGGTTATTCCGGTCTGGTGGGCATGCTGCTGGTGATCCTGGGCTCGCTGGCCCTGGTGACGGGCATGATCCGCTACCGGCGCACGGCCCGCCAACTGAGCACCGGCCAGTTCCAGGAACGGTCTACCTGGCTTTACATCTTTGCAGCCGGCATGTTGCTGGTAAGCATTGTGCTGATCCTCTACCTCGGCAATATTTTGTAA
- a CDS encoding MFS transporter has protein sequence MKRIKESRVGLNTIVALSLIPLSGFAMDVFIPSLPDMAVKLHATPAAIQLTLSLFIISYGVSQLIVGGIIDTYGRYWPSMLSMLLFSAASFMIAYTNNLQLIYTLRIVQGFTVAMIVVSKRALFVDLYSGEQLKKYTSLFSVIWAIAPIVAPFLGGFFQTTWGWASNFMFLGYFGLVFFVIELVTGGESMKARQPFSARDILSSYAHMIKAKDFTAGLVILGLAYAMILVYGMGSPFLIEQRLQYPPTVTGYCALFSGVSVFIGGSVSRMLIQRPFLKKLLMASGLQLATVAIMIPVTMHYHNLFTLLVYVFLLHSTGGFIFNNLMSYCLIRFPKYAGKASGLVGGGFAVVTFILSSLLSNTLTISNQPVLGVAYAVLSLGVFATLLGTKWKGGEKATNQPDKEATRVTPVVAEA, from the coding sequence ATGAAACGAATCAAAGAATCCCGGGTGGGGTTGAATACCATTGTTGCATTAAGTCTCATACCCTTGTCCGGATTTGCTATGGATGTTTTTATTCCCTCATTGCCCGATATGGCCGTGAAGCTACATGCCACGCCGGCCGCCATTCAACTCACCCTTTCCTTATTCATTATCAGTTACGGTGTGTCCCAGTTGATCGTCGGCGGCATCATTGATACGTATGGACGTTACTGGCCCAGTATGCTCTCCATGTTGTTGTTCAGCGCCGCCAGTTTTATGATCGCCTATACCAACAACCTGCAGCTGATCTATACCCTGCGGATCGTGCAGGGCTTTACGGTAGCGATGATCGTGGTCAGCAAGCGTGCATTGTTTGTGGACTTGTATTCGGGTGAACAATTGAAAAAATATACCAGCCTGTTTTCTGTTATCTGGGCCATTGCGCCTATCGTGGCGCCTTTCCTGGGCGGGTTCTTTCAAACCACCTGGGGCTGGGCTTCCAATTTCATGTTCCTGGGGTACTTTGGCCTGGTCTTCTTCGTGATAGAATTAGTGACCGGTGGAGAATCGATGAAGGCGCGTCAGCCTTTCAGTGCACGTGACATCCTCAGTAGTTATGCCCACATGATAAAAGCGAAAGATTTTACGGCGGGCCTTGTTATTCTCGGCCTCGCTTATGCGATGATCCTGGTATATGGTATGGGTAGTCCCTTTCTCATTGAGCAACGCCTGCAATACCCCCCTACTGTTACGGGCTATTGTGCACTATTCTCCGGCGTTTCTGTATTCATTGGCGGGTCGGTATCCCGTATGTTGATCCAGCGGCCTTTTCTCAAAAAATTATTAATGGCCAGTGGCCTTCAGCTTGCTACCGTAGCCATCATGATACCTGTTACGATGCATTATCACAACCTGTTTACCTTGCTCGTCTATGTATTTCTGTTGCATAGCACAGGCGGCTTTATTTTCAATAACCTGATGTCTTATTGCCTGATCCGTTTTCCGAAGTATGCGGGTAAAGCGAGCGGATTGGTGGGCGGTGGTTTTGCCGTAGTAACATTCATATTAAGTTCCCTGTTGTCCAATACCCTCACGATTAGCAACCAGCCCGTCCTGGGAGTTGCGTATGCGGTATTGTCGCTGGGCGTTTTTGCAACCCTGTTGGGAACGAAGTGGAAAGGCGGGGAAAAGGCAACGAACCAACCAGACAAAGAGGCAACGAGGGTAACCCCAGTGGTGGCTGAGGCGTAA